From the genome of Roseivivax sp. THAF197b:
CAGCCGGGCCAGATCCCCCTTGGTGCCGCGGTCGAGTTCGCGGCGGAACCGCATCGGCCTGCGCGGAATGCGCCAGTATTCCACCATCTTGTCGCGCCAGCCTGTGACCAGTGCGTTGTCCTTGTCCGCTGCAAGAAACCAGTTTTCCGACAGCCGTTTCCGGTAGGGGTCGTGATAGGCGAAAAAGCCCGTCGTCATCAGGGGCGGCAGAAAGGCGTCGAGCGGGCGGAGCGGCACGGTATAGGCGTCGACCCAGACACCGCCTTGTGTGGCCAGGCAATGCAGGCGCACGATATTGGCAACGCCGTTGAAGGACATCTTTGATCCATCGACGCCGAACTCCTCGAAGTCGAAAGTCACATCCTCCCATTCGAGGATGCGAACATCCCAGTTCGGGTTCATCCGCGCCCAGAGATCCCAGCAGCGCTTGATATCGTCGGGGGCGGCCTCCCGG
Proteins encoded in this window:
- a CDS encoding capsular polysaccharide synthesis protein; this encodes MDTTFNRTVFGYWHQGREAAPDDIKRCWDLWARMNPNWDVRILEWEDVTFDFEEFGVDGSKMSFNGVANIVRLHCLATQGGVWVDAYTVPLRPLDAFLPPLMTTGFFAYHDPYRKRLSENWFLAADKDNALVTGWRDKMVEYWRIPRRPMRFRRELDRGTKGDLARLAGRVLDAVQGMPSMRSGKRIYQPKDPNWAVDVTRGGGGRVTPYFTLAMLFDLLLEERPDLWREWETMPKRTSYDCLYLRHWKRNYRRLSPEGLRALCDATPMQKLALPTKLPSELMDVLVEMSEAAMP